From one Rattus norvegicus strain BN/NHsdMcwi chromosome 7, GRCr8, whole genome shotgun sequence genomic stretch:
- the Or6c216 gene encoding olfactory receptor Olr1055 isoform X1 → MKNQSGELEFILVGLTDDPQLQILIFLFLFFNYILSMIGNFMIILLTLLDPHLKTPMYFFLRNFSFIEITFTTVCIPRFLINILSGDRRISYNDCAAQLFFVFLLGTTEFYLLAAMSYDRYVAICRPLHYPIIMNSKVCYLLVLSSWVTGFFIIFPPMLLGLKLDFCTSGSIDHFLCDPSPVLQLSCTDTRFIELMTFALAVMTLVITLILVILSYTLIIKTILKFPSAQQRKKAFSTCSSHMVVVSITYGSCIFMYVKTSAKERVSLNKGIAVLNTSVAPLLNPFIYTLRNQQCCSLQTNQKWVSDPITDRCELPCDCWDLNSGTPEKRVLNC, encoded by the exons ATGAAGAACCAGTCAGGAGAGTTAGAGTTCATTTTGGTTGGACTGACAGATGACCCTCAGCTACAAATTCTGAttttcctatttctctttttCAATTACATTTTGAGTATGATAGGGAACTTCATGATCATCCTCCTCACCCTATTGGATCCCCATCTTAAGACTCCTATGTATTTCTTCCTCCGGAATTTCTCCTTCATAGAAATTACATTCACCACAGTGTGCATTCCCAGGTTCCTGATAAAcattctctcaggagacagaagaattTCCTACAATGATTGTGCAGCTCAATTGTTCTTTGTATTCTTACTAGGGACTACAGAGTTCTACCTGTTGGCTGCTATGTCCTATGATCGCTATGTTGCCATCTGCAGACCACTCCATTACCCCATCATTATGAATAGCAAAGTGTGCTACCTACTGGTCCTCAGCTCCTGGGTAACTGGATTCTTTATCATCTTCCCTCCTATGCTCTTGGGGCTCAAACTGGATTTCTGTACTTCGGGATCAATAGATCATTTTTTATGTGACCCTTCTCCTGTCCTTCAGCTGTCTTGTACAGACACACGTTTCATAGAACTAATGACTTTTGCCTTAGCTGTCATGACACTTGTCATTACCTTGATATTAGTGATTCTCTCCTACACACTCATCATCAAAACCATCCTAAAGTTCCCTTCAGCTCAACAAAGGAAAAAGGCTTTTTCCACCTGCTCCTCACACATGGTTGTTGTCTCCATTACATATGGGAGTTGTATCTTCATGTATGTGAAAACATCAGCAAAGGAGAGAGTGAGTTTAAATAAAGGTATAGCTGTGCTCAATACATCTGTGGCCCCATTGCTAAACCCTTTCATTTACACCCTGAGGAACCAGCAG tgttgctctcttcagacaaaccagaagtgggtatcggatcccattacagatcgttgtgagctaccatgtgattgctgggatttgaactctggaactCCGGAAAAGagagttcttaactgctga
- the Or6c216 gene encoding olfactory receptor Olr1055, whose product MKNQSGELEFILVGLTDDPQLQILIFLFLFFNYILSMIGNFMIILLTLLDPHLKTPMYFFLRNFSFIEITFTTVCIPRFLINILSGDRRISYNDCAAQLFFVFLLGTTEFYLLAAMSYDRYVAICRPLHYPIIMNSKVCYLLVLSSWVTGFFIIFPPMLLGLKLDFCTSGSIDHFLCDPSPVLQLSCTDTRFIELMTFALAVMTLVITLILVILSYTLIIKTILKFPSAQQRKKAFSTCSSHMVVVSITYGSCIFMYVKTSAKERVSLNKGIAVLNTSVAPLLNPFIYTLRNQQVKDAFKHMLHRFCMKQLNKV is encoded by the coding sequence ATGAAGAACCAGTCAGGAGAGTTAGAGTTCATTTTGGTTGGACTGACAGATGACCCTCAGCTACAAATTCTGAttttcctatttctctttttCAATTACATTTTGAGTATGATAGGGAACTTCATGATCATCCTCCTCACCCTATTGGATCCCCATCTTAAGACTCCTATGTATTTCTTCCTCCGGAATTTCTCCTTCATAGAAATTACATTCACCACAGTGTGCATTCCCAGGTTCCTGATAAAcattctctcaggagacagaagaattTCCTACAATGATTGTGCAGCTCAATTGTTCTTTGTATTCTTACTAGGGACTACAGAGTTCTACCTGTTGGCTGCTATGTCCTATGATCGCTATGTTGCCATCTGCAGACCACTCCATTACCCCATCATTATGAATAGCAAAGTGTGCTACCTACTGGTCCTCAGCTCCTGGGTAACTGGATTCTTTATCATCTTCCCTCCTATGCTCTTGGGGCTCAAACTGGATTTCTGTACTTCGGGATCAATAGATCATTTTTTATGTGACCCTTCTCCTGTCCTTCAGCTGTCTTGTACAGACACACGTTTCATAGAACTAATGACTTTTGCCTTAGCTGTCATGACACTTGTCATTACCTTGATATTAGTGATTCTCTCCTACACACTCATCATCAAAACCATCCTAAAGTTCCCTTCAGCTCAACAAAGGAAAAAGGCTTTTTCCACCTGCTCCTCACACATGGTTGTTGTCTCCATTACATATGGGAGTTGTATCTTCATGTATGTGAAAACATCAGCAAAGGAGAGAGTGAGTTTAAATAAAGGTATAGCTGTGCTCAATACATCTGTGGCCCCATTGCTAAACCCTTTCATTTACACCCTGAGGAACCAGCAGGTAAAGGATGCCTTCAAACATATGCTTCATAGATTTTGTATGAAACAATTAAACAAAGTTTAG